The window GCTTTAATGACTTCGCCGAAATGTCATTAGCGACGAAAATGGCAGAATCACCAGAGCAAGTGCTGGGCTTTGTAAAAGATTTAGCCGACAAATCTATGCTGCAGGCAAAAGAAGAATACGCTGAGGTGGAAGCTTTTGCCAAAGAGCAGGGCGTCGACAAAATGGAAGCCTGGGACGTGCCGTATTTCAGTGAGCAACTGAAGCAACAGCGTTATTCCATTTCCGATGAGTTACTGCGTCCGTACTTCCCCGAGCAGCAGGTATTAAACGGCTTATTTGAAGTGGTTAAGCGTTTATTCGGCATGACGGTGAGTGAACAAAAAGACGTGAAAACCTGGCATGAGAATGTGCGGTTTTTCCGCATTCACGACGCCGACGGTCACTTGCGTGGCAGCTTTTATTTAGACCTGTATGCCCGCCAGGGTAAACGCGGCGGCGCCTGGATGGCAGACTTTGTTGGGCGGCGGGTTCATGCCAATGGCGAGCTACAAAACCCGGTGGCGTTTTTAACCTGTAACTTCAGCAAACCTGTGGGCGGTAAGCCTGCGCTCTTTACTCATGACGAAGTACTGACGTTATTCCATGAGTTTGGCCATGGTCTGCACCATATGCTGACGCAGGTCGATACGGCAGGGCTTTCTGGTATTAACGGTGTTGAGTGGGACGCAGTAGAGCTGCCAAGCCAGTTTTTAGAAAACTGGTGTTGGGAACCTGAAGCGTTAGCGCTTATTTCTGGCCACTATGAAACCGGTGAACCATTACCGCAAGAATTACTGGATAAAATGCTGGCGGCGCGTAATTACCAGTCGGCCATGCAAATGATGCGTCAGTTAGAGTTTTCGCTGTTTGATATGCGCATTCACCACGAGTTTGATGAAAGCAAAGGCGCACGAATCAGCGAGATTTTGAGTGAAGTTCGCGAGCAGACCTCTGTACGTATTCCGCCGGAGTACAATCGCTTTCAGCACAGCTTTGGTCACATTTTTGCCGGCGGTTATGCTGCGGGTTACTACAGTTACAAATGGGCAGAAGTGTTGTCGTCGGACGCGTTCGCACGCTTTGAAGAAGAAGGCATTTTCAGTGCCTCCACCGGACGCGACTTCCTGCAAGTGATTTTGGAGCGCGGTGGCAGCCGTAAAGCCGCTGACTTATTTCAGGAATTCCGTGGTCGAGAGCCCAGCGTGGAACCGCTGTTACGTCATAGTGGCATCAAGGCTACCTAACTATTGGGGCGCTGAGGCTATGAGAGTTCTTCATGAGGACGCCGTAGCCTGACGTTATTTACGTCAGGTGCGGTATGGCCACTTGTGCCAATGCTCAATAATTGAGACTTTCTTTAAAGCCCATAGATCTCACCTGATGCAATAGCATCAGGCTACGCCCCTAATGTTATGCAGCGGATGCCATGACCAGATTTACAATGCCAACCAGACCTAAAACAAATAGAATGGTCAAAACAACGCCAATGATGATATAGGCTTTGGGGTTTCCATGTTGAAAGTCGCGATGCCGATTTTTCTCGGTTTGCACACCCAGAAACGCCGCCAGTACGCTGACAACCATGCTAATAAAACCGGGTTTTTGTTGGGTGTTTTCCTGCTGTTCAGACATGAATATACGTCTTAACGGGAGTAGTTGTTTTTGTAACGTTCTTTTTGAGTATCGCTAGAGCTTGAAAAAAGCTCTATCAAGTCGAAGAAGTGGAACTGCACTGAACGACTGTGGCCTTTTAGCCAGTCACCCCAGGTGACTTCCTCTGCGGCCAGTTCACATTCTTTTTTCAACTGATTATTTTCACTGCCGGCAAGGAGTTGTTGGCATTGTTGAGTGGCATTTTGCTGGGCAAACAGAGTGCTAGGCGTTACCGCTGCAACTGAGGCAAGAGCCATCAGTGTCAGTGATAGAGTAACTATAGATAAGCGCATAACATCTCCCAAAAGCATTAGACTGAACAATTTATCAGCGATTTTGTAAAAATTCTAGTCATCGATACGAATTTTTTTGTCTTCGGTTAGCTGCTACAATAGCCGCCACTTTTGACACCTTGGGATAAATAACGATGAAGCCTTTAATTGCCCCTTCTATTCTGTCCGCAGATTTTGCGCGTTTAGGTGAAGAAGTTGAGTCCGTATTAAATGCTGGCGCCGATGTTGTCCACTTCGATGTAATGGACAATCATTATGTGCCGAATCTGACCATTGGTCCGATGGTGTGCAAGGCATTGCGGGACTATGGCATTGAAGCGCCTATCGACGTGCACCTAATGGTAAAGCCGGTGGATAGAATCATCCCCGACTTTGCGAAGGCCGGCGCTTCTATCATCACTTTTCATCCGGAAGCGTCTGAGCATGTTGATCGCACATTGCAGATAATCCATGAGCATGGCTGTCAAGCGGGTTTAGTTTTGAATCCGGCGACTCCCTTACACTATTTAGATCATGTTATGGACAAGCTTGATGTGATTTTGCTGATGTCGGTAAACCCAGGTTTCGGTGGTCAGTCGTTTATTCCATCAACGTTAGATAAGCTCAAAGCGGTGCGCAAGCGAATTAATGACAGTGGTCGTGATATTCGTTTAGAAGTGGACGGCGGTGTCAAAGTTTCAAATATTGGTGAAATAGCAGAAGCGGGCGCAGATATGTTTGTGGCAGGTTCGGCTATTTTTAATGCGGATGATTATGCCAGTGTCATACAGACCATGCGTGATGAAATTGCTGCAGTAACAGGCTCGTAGAGGAAAGAAGAAGAATGTCGAAACCAATTGTATTAAGTGGTTGTCAGCCGTCAGGGCAGTTATCTATTGGAAACTACATTGGTGCGTTGCGTCAGTGGGTGAATATGCAGGACACGCATGACTGTAAGTTTATGCTCGTTGATCAGCATGCAATAACCGTTCGGCAGGAGCCTGAGCAACTGCAGCAGGCGACGTTAGACGGTTTAGCGCTTTATTTGGCGTGCGGCTTAGACCCTGAGAAAAGCACCGTATTTATTCAGTCGCACGTACCGGAGCATGCACAGTTGGCCTGGGTGTTGAACTGCTACACGCAAATGGGCGAGCTGAACCGCATGACTCAGTTTAAAGACAAGTCGCAGCGTCATGCGAATAATATTAATGCGGGCTTGTTCACCTACCCCGCATTAATGGCGGCTGATATTTTGTTGTATCAGGCAAATGAAGTGCCGGTGGGTGACGACCAAAAGCAACACCTGGAAATGACGCGTAATGTCGCAGAGCGTTTCAATAATTTGTACGGTGATATTTTTACGATTCCTGAGCCTATGATTCCGAAAGTGGGCGCGCGGGTTATGTCGCTGCAAGACCCAACTAAAAAAATGTCTAAGTCGGATGACAACCCGAACAACTTTGTGGGTCTATTGGAAGAGCCGAAGAAAATCCTTAAGAAAATTAAGAAAGCGGTGACTGACTCGGATGAACAGGCGCGTATTTACTTTGATCCAACTGAAAAGCCTGGCGTATCTAATTTACTGAGCATTATGTCTGCCGCAACAGGTAAGTCGATAGACGAGTTAGTGCCTGAGTATGAAGACAAAATGTACGGGCACTTGAAAGTGGATGTGGCGGAGTCAGTGGTTGCTATGCTAGAGCCTGTTCAGCAACGTTACCATGAGATGCGCAATGATCAGGCATTCTTGCAAAGTGTTATGAAACAAGGCGCCGATAAAGCACGCGAAGCTGCCGCTAAAACTTTAAAAGATGTTTATAACGCCGTTGGATTTGTACCTTACCCAGAGGCGTAATGCCGGTACATGATTGTACTCATTGATAACTTTGATTCTTTTACTCATAACCTGGCTCGCTATTTTTGCGAGCTGGGCGAGTCGGTTGAGGTTTTCCGCAATAATGAAATTAGCGTAGCAGACATTGAGCGCTTAAACCCAGAGGCTCTCGTTATTTCTCCGGGACCATGCACGCCCGACGAGTCTGGAGTTTCTTTGGAAGCCATTGCAGCCTTTAAAGACAGGCTTCCCATATTGGGTGTCTGCCTGGGACATCAGGCATTAGCTCAAGTGTTTGGTTCAACCGTTGTTCGTGCGGAACGAGTAATGCACGGCAAAGTGTCTAGCCTGATGCATACAGGCCAAGGGCTGTTCGAGGGGTTACCTACCCCCATGGACGTGACGCGATATCACTCACTGGTTGTTGCGCCGAATACCTTATCTCAAGCATTTATTGTTGATGCCGAAACCAAAAGCGTAACGGGGCAGCGGGAGATTATGGCGATTCGACATAAGACACTGCCACTTTTCGGGGTTCAGTTTCATCCCGAATCGGTAATGACTAAGCAGGGACATAATCTGTTAGCGAATTTTTTACGTTATATACGATGATTGGTAACTGTTGCTTCCCCCCAAAATTGCCGATACTTAAGTCAGTAATAACCTCATAGGCGAGCATTGATGTTTCATTTTTTTTCAAATACCACGGAAGGTGGCAGTAAAGACCCCGCATTGCGGCTTGAGAAACGGTTTATTAACTATCTCATTAGTTTTCCGTTTGCGCGCAAAGCCCGTTCTAAAGCTGATGGTATTGAAGATGAGGAGAAGGAGCAGCGTCGTCAATTACTTGAGGTAGAGCGCCTAAATTACGAAGAGCGTGACAGAAAGGCGCAAGCACGCCAGCGTTTTTCAGATACAATTTCAGCAGAACTGCATGAGGAAATTTATCACCGTGCCTTGAATACGATTGAAGACGGTGACTATGTTCGCGAGCGGTTAATCCCTCTTCCGGAAAAGCTGCCTGAACTTCTCGATACCCTCAGTCTGAAAGCCGCTTCAATGCGTCGTATTGAATCTATCGTGCAGGGTATGGACTGGTTTCATACTGGCTTGCTGCGTACCGTTAATCAACCACCGTTTATTGATCGTAACAAGCAGGTAAAACTTGATAACTTGCGGGTGGCGATGAGTTTTGTGGGTACCGAGAACCTTCGGCTACTGGCACCGGCTTACATTATGCAGAACTGGTTACCGCCGTCGACACAGCCGTTTACGTTGTTTCGCAGAAAAGTTTGGGAGCATTCACTGGGTACCAGCATAGCGGCTCATAACATTGCGGTGGAAAGAAAGTTAAAAGATCCGATTTTGGCTTACACCATGGGGATGTTCCATGAGCTGGGCAAAATCGCGCTAACTAAACTGTACTTGAAGCTGTTTGATGACGTGCAGCGTGAGTTCGCGATGGCCTCAGTTAATGACAAGTCGCCGGAACGACATAATGCGCTTGTTCAGTTAACGCCGGACGAGCGTTTTTTGCGTGACTTGATGTTAGAGAAAGATAAAGAAGTGAGTTATTTAGTCGCCGAAGGCTGGGGGTTGAAGCGGGTACCAGTTAGCAAGCATTTGCTCGATTTTACCCAGGCAGACAGAACAACACCTCACTATGATTCCGAGTATGCTGAGGTATTAGCCCAGGCAAACGCTTATTGTGAATTCCGCATGATGCGGGAAGTCGACTTAGCGAGTCTGGAAGAAGGTAAGCACATATTGAACAAGTATTCGGTGTCGGCGGAAACGCTCGCCCGGCTAAATAACGTGAGTTTAAAACGTCCGCCAATCATTGTTCCTGACTAACATTCGAAGTCGGTGTCAATGAGCAGATGACTAAACACTTCTGTTATATGCTCTTCCGGGTCGGTAAAACGAACACCAATACCGATTCGGCCCACTTCTTTACGCTGGTTCATAATTTGGCCGGACAGTGTCAACGGCTCTCTTTGCGACCCTGAGCCAATGTTCACCTTGATATTCATGTGCGTCACATTGCCTGCAGCGTTTTGAGCTTTAAAGAGTATTCTGCAACCTGCTGAGGAAATATCGACAATGACACCGCTGGCAAGCTTTTTACGCTCTCCCGGTTGAGCGGCTGCTGAGGTAACATCAACGGGGATGTGGGTGCTGACGCGCTTTTGAGCCCGCAGCGCGCGCTGTTCAACTTCTTTAGGGTAGTCAAGGTAAACGAGTCGAAAAGGAAAGTTGGTTACCGCTCGTATTTTACTTTTAAAGGCAATGCACTCACCAGCTTCACCTTCCAGAACCAAACGAACAATAACCGGGTTTCCTTCATACAAAACGTCAACATAGCTCCCATCGATTTTGGGGTTGGGTTGCTTCAACAATAAGTAGCGGCCGCTGTCAAAACCGATAAGCTGGAGTTTCGTGCGTACTTTGGTGGCAGATGCAAACTCAACGTCGATCATATCGCCCGGACGTAAGTAATTTAACTTCATATGGGGCTGAGATGATTCTGGTATTGTCGGTGTTTCTTTTTCCATAGCCTCTGCCGAAGTTGTATAGGACTAGTTTCAGGCTAAAAGAAGAACGAACAAAAAGCAATGTAATTCATGATAAAGAGTTGTTAATAAGTTTTACAACACGAAACTTAAAGAAAAAAGTGTGAGTAAAGATTCAGCCACTATTCGCGCTTAAGCATAACTATTCAGTTAAAACGCAATAAATTCCCAAATGCTGATATGAAAAGGGGTTTGAAAGGAATTAACACAGACAAGCTGGTCAAATTTTGGCATAATAGCGCCCTTTTCAAGACATTCATTTGTTGACACCTTTGTTAATTCGCATGAGCGATAAGGACG is drawn from Idiomarina piscisalsi and contains these coding sequences:
- the prlC gene encoding oligopeptidase A; this translates as MSQNPLLEQGQLPDFESIKPEHVKPAVEQCINDARQTIDDVLAREDFSWNGLIEPLTDADEKLEHVWAPVSHLNSVVSTPELREAHDSCLPLLSDYATYVGQHKGLFDAYETLRNSDEFAELTEAQQKLINDTLRDFRLSGVDLPADKKKRYAEISSRLSDLSSTFSNNLLDATHAWTCLITDESRLAGLPESIKEAAKETAADQEKEGWLFTLDIPSYLPVMLYAEDRELRKDMYQAFVTRASETGPNGGKFDNSTVMDETLALRHEMAKLLGFNDFAEMSLATKMAESPEQVLGFVKDLADKSMLQAKEEYAEVEAFAKEQGVDKMEAWDVPYFSEQLKQQRYSISDELLRPYFPEQQVLNGLFEVVKRLFGMTVSEQKDVKTWHENVRFFRIHDADGHLRGSFYLDLYARQGKRGGAWMADFVGRRVHANGELQNPVAFLTCNFSKPVGGKPALFTHDEVLTLFHEFGHGLHHMLTQVDTAGLSGINGVEWDAVELPSQFLENWCWEPEALALISGHYETGEPLPQELLDKMLAARNYQSAMQMMRQLEFSLFDMRIHHEFDESKGARISEILSEVREQTSVRIPPEYNRFQHSFGHIFAGGYAAGYYSYKWAEVLSSDAFARFEEEGIFSASTGRDFLQVILERGGSRKAADLFQEFRGREPSVEPLLRHSGIKAT
- a CDS encoding DUF2970 domain-containing protein; this encodes MSEQQENTQQKPGFISMVVSVLAAFLGVQTEKNRHRDFQHGNPKAYIIIGVVLTILFVLGLVGIVNLVMASAA
- the rpe gene encoding ribulose-phosphate 3-epimerase, with the protein product MKPLIAPSILSADFARLGEEVESVLNAGADVVHFDVMDNHYVPNLTIGPMVCKALRDYGIEAPIDVHLMVKPVDRIIPDFAKAGASIITFHPEASEHVDRTLQIIHEHGCQAGLVLNPATPLHYLDHVMDKLDVILLMSVNPGFGGQSFIPSTLDKLKAVRKRINDSGRDIRLEVDGGVKVSNIGEIAEAGADMFVAGSAIFNADDYASVIQTMRDEIAAVTGS
- the trpS gene encoding tryptophan--tRNA ligase, with the protein product MSKPIVLSGCQPSGQLSIGNYIGALRQWVNMQDTHDCKFMLVDQHAITVRQEPEQLQQATLDGLALYLACGLDPEKSTVFIQSHVPEHAQLAWVLNCYTQMGELNRMTQFKDKSQRHANNINAGLFTYPALMAADILLYQANEVPVGDDQKQHLEMTRNVAERFNNLYGDIFTIPEPMIPKVGARVMSLQDPTKKMSKSDDNPNNFVGLLEEPKKILKKIKKAVTDSDEQARIYFDPTEKPGVSNLLSIMSAATGKSIDELVPEYEDKMYGHLKVDVAESVVAMLEPVQQRYHEMRNDQAFLQSVMKQGADKAREAAAKTLKDVYNAVGFVPYPEA
- a CDS encoding anthranilate synthase component II, which codes for MIVLIDNFDSFTHNLARYFCELGESVEVFRNNEISVADIERLNPEALVISPGPCTPDESGVSLEAIAAFKDRLPILGVCLGHQALAQVFGSTVVRAERVMHGKVSSLMHTGQGLFEGLPTPMDVTRYHSLVVAPNTLSQAFIVDAETKSVTGQREIMAIRHKTLPLFGVQFHPESVMTKQGHNLLANFLRYIR
- a CDS encoding HDOD domain-containing protein, whose protein sequence is MFHFFSNTTEGGSKDPALRLEKRFINYLISFPFARKARSKADGIEDEEKEQRRQLLEVERLNYEERDRKAQARQRFSDTISAELHEEIYHRALNTIEDGDYVRERLIPLPEKLPELLDTLSLKAASMRRIESIVQGMDWFHTGLLRTVNQPPFIDRNKQVKLDNLRVAMSFVGTENLRLLAPAYIMQNWLPPSTQPFTLFRRKVWEHSLGTSIAAHNIAVERKLKDPILAYTMGMFHELGKIALTKLYLKLFDDVQREFAMASVNDKSPERHNALVQLTPDERFLRDLMLEKDKEVSYLVAEGWGLKRVPVSKHLLDFTQADRTTPHYDSEYAEVLAQANAYCEFRMMREVDLASLEEGKHILNKYSVSAETLARLNNVSLKRPPIIVPD
- a CDS encoding flagellar brake domain-containing protein yields the protein MEKETPTIPESSQPHMKLNYLRPGDMIDVEFASATKVRTKLQLIGFDSGRYLLLKQPNPKIDGSYVDVLYEGNPVIVRLVLEGEAGECIAFKSKIRAVTNFPFRLVYLDYPKEVEQRALRAQKRVSTHIPVDVTSAAAQPGERKKLASGVIVDISSAGCRILFKAQNAAGNVTHMNIKVNIGSGSQREPLTLSGQIMNQRKEVGRIGIGVRFTDPEEHITEVFSHLLIDTDFEC